A genomic stretch from Alloyangia pacifica includes:
- a CDS encoding Mu transposase C-terminal domain-containing protein has protein sequence MELNFDIDNARYAFGKFDRVHINGMACKVIHQSEDGYVFGADDSVGLAQGYTHGQLSRLGAQGRIRVEMGYYDVASARKRLVQSAGFVNDLPFKSHARLSKKDAYCEALLELRRDGLIKMTDESLGANMVLIKGKALEYAGKDTRAGDHRLDISRNFGEAPSPRTLRRWLVAKEELGLIGLADVMHRRGNRTRVMGPEEIGLLMTEVRKYLSPEKPTIKMIHEGVQIAFAKRNAERVKVGLGVLTTPSRETVRRAVRELDPFQVTLAREGEAAARKKYRPVLNGLDLTRPLQRVEIDEWQVDLITLMKDSGMFDLLTDEERTAMGLDKKKARWWITAAICCTTRCILSMVLSREPGGEAATQAVQMIMTNKGKWADAVGALTAWDMHGRPELIVTDGGLAFKSERFRFACADLAIATEIAINGVPEVRGTIERVFKTFVLDLMPRLSGRTFSNILEKGDSDPTKRAALTVDDLTFALVRWVVDIYHNTPHRGLDGETPIACWRRLSTQWGVMPPPDMHTARTVFGQHKTATLDKTGITILKVRYHSEKLATWLRREDSCTVNVRWHPKDIGAVSVQLGDRWHEVPSVDASLEGVSAQTWLTATRTVRAGNPKSNRLDLPAVRQAIKAIEERNEAAMVAASLNLEDWSGDAIERAERKVLAGVEFHERASSPQNDSELGRAIRDHVEPADAAPPVQRNAAKRAGSAPKTQTTLNIEED, from the coding sequence ATGGAACTCAACTTCGATATCGACAACGCACGCTATGCCTTCGGAAAGTTCGACCGGGTGCATATCAACGGGATGGCCTGCAAGGTCATTCACCAATCCGAAGACGGGTATGTCTTCGGTGCCGATGACAGTGTCGGTCTCGCCCAAGGGTATACGCATGGACAGCTGAGCCGCTTGGGCGCGCAGGGTCGTATCCGGGTCGAGATGGGCTATTACGATGTCGCCTCTGCTCGCAAGCGCTTGGTTCAGTCCGCGGGTTTCGTGAACGATCTGCCGTTCAAGAGCCATGCGCGCCTTTCGAAGAAGGACGCCTATTGCGAGGCGCTGCTGGAACTGCGCCGCGATGGCCTGATCAAGATGACGGATGAAAGCCTTGGCGCCAACATGGTGCTGATCAAGGGCAAGGCCTTGGAGTATGCGGGGAAGGATACCCGCGCTGGCGACCACAGGCTCGACATCTCGCGGAACTTCGGCGAAGCGCCTTCTCCCCGTACGTTGCGCCGTTGGCTGGTCGCGAAGGAAGAGCTTGGGCTGATCGGGCTGGCCGATGTCATGCATCGTCGCGGCAATCGTACCCGGGTGATGGGCCCTGAAGAAATCGGCCTGCTCATGACCGAGGTGCGGAAGTATCTTTCGCCCGAGAAGCCGACGATCAAGATGATCCATGAAGGCGTCCAAATCGCCTTCGCCAAGCGTAATGCCGAACGGGTGAAAGTTGGGCTGGGTGTGTTGACCACGCCAAGCCGTGAGACGGTCCGCCGCGCTGTGCGCGAACTCGATCCCTTCCAAGTGACCTTGGCCCGGGAAGGCGAGGCCGCGGCGCGGAAGAAGTACCGCCCGGTGCTCAACGGCCTGGATCTCACCCGGCCGCTTCAGCGGGTGGAAATCGACGAATGGCAAGTCGACCTGATCACCCTCATGAAGGACTCCGGCATGTTCGATCTCCTGACGGACGAGGAGAGGACTGCCATGGGGCTCGACAAAAAGAAGGCGCGCTGGTGGATCACCGCAGCGATCTGCTGCACCACGCGCTGCATCCTCTCCATGGTCCTGAGCCGGGAGCCCGGGGGCGAGGCCGCTACCCAGGCGGTGCAGATGATCATGACGAACAAGGGCAAGTGGGCAGACGCCGTCGGCGCGCTCACCGCCTGGGACATGCATGGTCGGCCCGAATTGATCGTCACCGACGGAGGCCTCGCGTTCAAGTCCGAACGCTTTCGGTTCGCATGTGCTGATCTGGCGATCGCTACGGAAATCGCCATCAACGGCGTTCCGGAAGTTCGCGGGACCATCGAACGTGTGTTCAAGACCTTCGTCCTGGATCTGATGCCGCGCCTGTCTGGCCGTACCTTCTCCAACATTCTGGAGAAAGGCGACTCTGACCCCACCAAACGCGCTGCGCTGACCGTAGATGATCTGACCTTTGCGCTGGTTCGCTGGGTCGTCGACATCTACCACAACACGCCTCACCGTGGGCTGGACGGAGAGACGCCCATCGCCTGCTGGCGTCGTCTGAGCACGCAATGGGGTGTGATGCCGCCGCCGGACATGCACACTGCGCGCACCGTGTTCGGCCAGCATAAGACCGCTACGCTGGATAAGACCGGGATCACCATCCTCAAGGTCCGCTATCACTCCGAGAAACTGGCGACGTGGCTCCGTCGTGAGGACAGCTGCACCGTCAATGTCCGCTGGCATCCCAAGGATATCGGAGCCGTTTCGGTTCAGCTGGGAGATCGGTGGCATGAGGTGCCGTCTGTTGACGCCAGCCTCGAAGGGGTCTCCGCACAAACCTGGCTGACGGCAACCCGCACGGTTCGTGCCGGCAACCCGAAGTCGAACCGGCTGGATCTGCCGGCGGTCCGTCAGGCCATCAAGGCGATCGAAGAGCGCAACGAGGCAGCCATGGTTGCGGCGAGCCTGAACCTCGAGGACTGGTCTGGCGACGCCATCGAACGTGCGGAAAGGAAAGTGCTCGCGGGTGTGGAATTCCACGAGCGCGCCTCCAGCCCGCAGAACGACAGCGAGCTGGGCCGTGCCATTCGCGATCACGTCGAGCCCGCCGATGCCGCGCCTCCGGTGCAGCGCAACGCGGCGAAACGTGCCGGCAGCGCGCCCAAGACCCAGACGACCCTGAACATCGAAGAGGACTGA
- a CDS encoding IclR family transcriptional regulator, with the protein MTVRQADNVLRFFEYFAASQRPATLTQLSETLELPLSSTSNLVSTLRERGFLFEVRKRGGFYPTRRMHDLTLSILDGDPVLGLVREHMEALREETGETILLAAREGDHAIYLEALESRKGVRYSAKAGETRPIYAISSGKAILSAFDDAALRRELAGLDYSEAAETSITDPDALFDNIVAGRERGWFLNATEFTPEVSGAGVLLDIADQKYGLSVAGPNYRMQGRYDELGAALARVVAAIKSQIHESGDGR; encoded by the coding sequence ATGACCGTACGTCAGGCGGATAACGTCCTGCGGTTTTTTGAGTATTTTGCCGCATCGCAGAGGCCGGCCACGCTCACGCAACTGTCAGAAACGCTGGAGCTACCGCTGTCGAGCACCAGCAACCTAGTCTCGACCCTGCGCGAGCGCGGGTTCCTGTTCGAGGTCCGAAAACGCGGCGGGTTCTACCCGACCCGCCGCATGCATGATCTGACCCTATCGATCCTCGACGGCGACCCGGTGCTCGGGCTCGTGCGCGAGCACATGGAAGCGCTGCGCGAGGAGACCGGAGAGACCATCCTGCTCGCCGCCCGCGAGGGCGATCACGCGATCTATCTCGAGGCGCTCGAGTCCCGCAAAGGCGTGCGCTACTCGGCGAAAGCGGGCGAGACCCGGCCGATCTACGCGATCTCCTCGGGCAAGGCGATCCTCTCGGCGTTCGACGACGCGGCGCTGCGGCGCGAACTGGCGGGGCTCGACTATTCCGAGGCGGCGGAGACCTCGATCACCGATCCCGACGCGCTCTTCGACAACATCGTCGCCGGGCGCGAGCGCGGCTGGTTCCTGAACGCCACCGAATTCACCCCCGAGGTTTCGGGCGCGGGGGTGCTGCTCGACATTGCCGACCAGAAATATGGGCTGTCCGTGGCGGGGCCGAACTACCGCATGCAGGGCCGCTACGACGAGCTCGGCGCGGCGCTCGCACGGGTCGTCGCGGCCATCAAGAGCCAGATCCACGAAAGCGGAGACGGCCGATGA
- a CDS encoding TRAP transporter small permease, whose translation MIRKYMAIIDHTFTAVAVFALAFMTLLIVADVALRYGAGTPIFFAHDLVVLYLTPAVFFFGFGPTYWRAEHLSVDLLTLNLPHRLRELTDVVSSAIGLWVFGLLTWVAWERAAKSFANNEVIASIVPWPAWASYALVPIGSAAMVLVCAARIVISLNKAFGRATGEAAQ comes from the coding sequence ATGATCCGGAAATACATGGCGATCATCGACCACACCTTCACCGCGGTTGCGGTCTTTGCGCTGGCCTTCATGACGCTGCTGATCGTCGCCGACGTGGCGCTGCGCTACGGCGCCGGGACGCCGATCTTCTTTGCCCATGACCTCGTCGTGCTCTACCTCACGCCCGCGGTCTTCTTCTTCGGCTTCGGCCCGACCTACTGGCGCGCCGAGCACCTCTCGGTCGACCTGCTTACGCTCAACCTGCCGCACCGCCTGCGCGAGCTCACCGACGTGGTGTCGAGCGCCATCGGGCTCTGGGTCTTCGGCCTGCTGACCTGGGTCGCCTGGGAGCGCGCCGCCAAGAGCTTTGCCAACAACGAGGTGATCGCGAGCATCGTGCCGTGGCCGGCATGGGCGAGCTACGCGCTCGTGCCCATCGGCTCCGCCGCGATGGTGCTGGTCTGTGCCGCGCGCATCGTGATTTCCCTCAACAAGGCCTTTGGCCGTGCGACCGGGGAGGCCGCGCAATGA
- a CDS encoding TRAP transporter large permease has product MTSLLVVIGLLVLLLIGVPVGFALAFTGLVGLMTIVGFESALSVLSTTPLSTTNGFELIAVPLFILMAEFVIVSGIADRMFKAITIWVGRLPGGLAVATALAGAGFGAISGSSTAAAAALSSTSIPAMRRAGYEVKFASGVVAVSGTLAMLIPPSIALVLYGIIVEVNIASLLIGGVIPGIIVTLAIIVTIYVLMARDPSIAPAARPWPMRDKIRALRDIGPMLLLLLCVTGSIYLGIATPTEAAGLGAFGAFVIAAAFRTLTWKTTWGALARAVRATCMIFMIIIGAHIFGYVLTLGQITPGFVNWITGLDVSPYVVMAGIIVFYLIMGCFMDQMAILILTVPVMVPAITSLGFDPVWFGVLVVVAAEVGMITPPLGMNIFVVSRYAERPLSEIFRGVAPHVVSHIIVLALLVAFPQLVLWLPGTTQ; this is encoded by the coding sequence ATGACCTCGCTGCTTGTCGTGATCGGACTGCTTGTCCTGCTGCTGATCGGCGTTCCCGTGGGCTTCGCGCTGGCCTTCACCGGCCTTGTCGGGCTGATGACCATCGTAGGCTTCGAGAGCGCGCTCTCGGTGCTCTCGACCACGCCGCTGTCGACCACCAACGGCTTCGAACTGATTGCCGTGCCGCTCTTCATCCTGATGGCCGAGTTCGTCATCGTCAGCGGCATTGCCGACCGGATGTTCAAGGCGATCACCATCTGGGTGGGCCGCCTTCCGGGCGGGCTCGCCGTCGCCACCGCGCTTGCGGGCGCAGGCTTCGGGGCCATCTCGGGCTCGTCCACCGCGGCCGCGGCTGCGCTGTCCTCGACCTCCATTCCCGCAATGCGCAGAGCGGGTTACGAGGTGAAGTTCGCGTCTGGTGTCGTGGCCGTCTCGGGCACGCTCGCCATGCTCATCCCGCCGTCGATCGCGCTGGTGCTCTACGGCATCATCGTCGAGGTCAACATCGCGTCCCTGCTGATCGGAGGGGTCATCCCCGGAATCATCGTGACGCTGGCGATCATCGTGACGATCTACGTGCTGATGGCCCGCGACCCGTCCATCGCGCCGGCGGCACGGCCCTGGCCGATGCGCGACAAGATCCGCGCCCTGCGGGACATCGGGCCGATGCTGCTGCTGCTGCTCTGTGTCACGGGCTCGATCTACCTCGGTATCGCGACGCCCACCGAGGCGGCCGGCCTCGGCGCCTTCGGAGCCTTCGTCATCGCCGCGGCGTTCCGAACGCTCACCTGGAAGACGACCTGGGGGGCGCTGGCGCGGGCGGTCCGCGCGACCTGCATGATCTTCATGATCATCATCGGCGCGCACATCTTCGGCTACGTGCTGACGCTGGGCCAGATCACCCCGGGCTTCGTCAACTGGATCACCGGGCTTGACGTGTCGCCCTACGTGGTGATGGCGGGGATCATCGTCTTCTACCTGATCATGGGCTGTTTCATGGACCAGATGGCGATCCTCATCCTCACCGTCCCGGTGATGGTGCCCGCGATCACCAGCCTCGGCTTCGACCCGGTGTGGTTCGGCGTGCTGGTCGTGGTCGCGGCCGAGGTCGGCATGATCACCCCGCCGCTGGGCATGAACATCTTCGTGGTCTCTCGCTACGCCGAGCGGCCGCTCTCCGAGATCTTCCGCGGTGTCGCACCGCATGTCGTCTCGCACATCATCGTTCTCGCGTTGCTCGTCGCGTTCCCGCAGCTGGTGCTGTGGCTGCCCGGCACGACGCAATAA
- a CDS encoding cupin domain-containing protein, with protein sequence MSTAKTDIDPKMYFMTESRAAAYQPRGHSGTVNRRLVSPETGATQMEVLIGRIEPGEGASAHFHPGIDQFCWMLEGHARVEVGGLTQEIGPEESVFFPADMPHTFTAIGDTPVRVLICYGPPYGEGARVEC encoded by the coding sequence ATGTCGACCGCAAAGACCGACATCGACCCCAAGATGTATTTCATGACCGAGTCCAGGGCCGCGGCCTACCAGCCGCGCGGCCACAGCGGGACGGTGAACCGCCGGCTGGTGTCGCCAGAGACCGGCGCCACCCAGATGGAAGTGCTGATCGGCCGCATCGAGCCCGGCGAGGGCGCCAGCGCCCACTTCCACCCTGGCATCGACCAGTTCTGCTGGATGCTCGAGGGCCATGCCCGGGTCGAGGTCGGCGGCCTCACCCAGGAGATCGGGCCGGAGGAGAGCGTCTTCTTCCCCGCCGACATGCCCCACACCTTCACCGCCATCGGCGACACGCCGGTCCGCGTCCTGATCTGCTACGGCCCGCCCTACGGCGAAGGCGCCCGCGTCGAGTGCTGA
- a CDS encoding TRAP transporter substrate-binding protein, translated as MKPTISILAVCAAVAAAPVAAQEVTIKIADSLPADHIITKNTTDVFTARLKEELGDRIAIEHYPAQQLAKAKDILSITQAGIADIGYIVPSYVSEKMPLGGVVELPGEISSSCEGSLAFEKLIQPGGKLDQLEFQPNGVRVLYNVALSPYQAIFSKRADVTSLEDFKGMKMRSNPGAMELSLQSAGATPVRMTPPEIFDAMTKGTVDGALLPFTSTFSYGLDQIVGSATANANFGSVGITYAISQRKWDSLPADIQEAMTRIGHEVTASACKAFDAAEVELTAKLADEGATVIMLNDEETATLTADFASVADDWAAALDKRGKKGTEILSDFRAEVQALRESGI; from the coding sequence ATGAAACCCACCATCAGTATCCTGGCGGTCTGCGCCGCAGTCGCTGCGGCCCCCGTCGCCGCACAGGAAGTGACGATCAAGATCGCTGACAGCCTGCCGGCCGATCACATCATCACCAAGAACACCACCGACGTGTTCACCGCGCGCCTCAAGGAAGAGCTCGGCGACCGCATCGCCATCGAGCACTACCCGGCCCAGCAGCTCGCCAAGGCCAAGGACATCCTGTCGATCACCCAGGCCGGTATCGCCGACATCGGCTACATCGTGCCGTCCTACGTCTCCGAGAAGATGCCGCTCGGCGGCGTGGTCGAGCTGCCGGGCGAGATCTCGTCGTCCTGCGAGGGCTCGCTGGCCTTCGAGAAGCTGATCCAGCCGGGCGGCAAGCTCGACCAGCTCGAGTTCCAGCCCAACGGCGTGCGGGTGCTCTACAACGTGGCGCTCTCGCCCTACCAGGCGATCTTCTCGAAGCGCGCGGACGTGACCTCGCTCGAGGACTTCAAGGGCATGAAGATGCGCTCGAACCCCGGCGCCATGGAGCTGTCGTTGCAATCCGCGGGCGCGACCCCGGTGCGCATGACCCCGCCCGAGATCTTCGACGCGATGACCAAGGGCACCGTGGACGGCGCGCTGCTGCCCTTCACCTCGACCTTCTCCTACGGGCTCGACCAGATCGTGGGCTCGGCGACCGCCAACGCCAACTTCGGCTCGGTGGGGATCACCTACGCGATCTCGCAGCGCAAGTGGGACAGCCTGCCCGCCGACATCCAGGAAGCCATGACCCGCATCGGCCACGAAGTGACCGCGAGCGCCTGCAAGGCCTTCGACGCGGCCGAGGTCGAGCTGACCGCCAAGCTGGCCGATGAGGGCGCCACCGTCATCATGCTGAATGACGAAGAGACCGCGACGCTCACCGCGGATTTCGCCAGCGTCGCCGATGACTGGGCCGCCGCCCTCGACAAGCGCGGCAAGAAGGGGACCGAGATCCTCTCCGACTTCCGCGCCGAGGTCCAAGCGCTCCGCGAGAGCGGCATCTGA
- a CDS encoding CaiB/BaiF CoA transferase family protein — MLDLLKGVRVVELTTIVLGPMAGQMLGDFGAEVVKVEAPNGDLARYVDPRSKAGASSMFANNNRNKKSIALDLKTEEGRAILLKLVDGADVFLHNMRLQAVERLGFGPAALRARNPKLVYCSAIGFGSDGPYAARPAYDDVIQAASGIAKLPTYTGNDPSYVPGVIADKIAALYAANAISAALVGRERTGTGCEIEVPMFEVMTSFVMTEHMAAASFDEAAPAGYQRLLNRHRRPFPTSDGWIAVLPYTERHWRKTFEELGRADVVTQPWFDDATDRSRHVGEMYEVLGQEMPKRSTGDWIATFERLDVPHSRVSGLDDLLNDPHLQAVGFFEPTDDLESRVRSVPQPVRFRASPSEPDRRAPELGEDGPALLAELGYGAEAIRELEDRGVLGRGTHYQTEDV; from the coding sequence GTGCTTGATCTTTTGAAGGGTGTCCGGGTCGTCGAGCTGACGACGATCGTGCTCGGCCCCATGGCCGGCCAGATGCTGGGCGATTTCGGTGCGGAGGTCGTCAAGGTCGAGGCGCCGAACGGGGATCTGGCGCGCTACGTCGATCCGCGCTCGAAGGCGGGCGCAAGCTCGATGTTCGCCAACAACAACCGGAACAAGAAGAGCATCGCGCTGGATCTGAAGACCGAGGAAGGCCGCGCCATCCTGCTGAAGCTGGTCGATGGCGCCGACGTCTTCCTGCACAACATGCGCCTGCAGGCGGTCGAGCGTCTTGGCTTCGGCCCGGCGGCGCTTCGGGCCCGCAACCCCAAGCTGGTCTACTGCTCGGCCATCGGCTTCGGAAGCGATGGCCCCTACGCGGCGCGCCCCGCCTATGACGACGTGATCCAGGCCGCCTCAGGCATCGCCAAGCTGCCGACCTACACCGGCAACGATCCGTCCTACGTGCCCGGCGTGATCGCCGACAAGATCGCGGCGCTCTACGCCGCCAACGCCATCTCGGCCGCCCTCGTCGGGCGCGAGCGGACCGGCACGGGCTGCGAGATCGAGGTGCCGATGTTCGAGGTCATGACCTCGTTCGTGATGACCGAGCACATGGCCGCCGCCAGCTTCGACGAGGCCGCGCCCGCGGGCTACCAGCGGCTGCTGAACCGTCATCGCCGGCCCTTCCCGACCAGCGACGGCTGGATCGCCGTGCTGCCCTATACCGAGCGCCACTGGCGCAAGACCTTCGAGGAGCTCGGCCGCGCCGACGTGGTGACGCAGCCGTGGTTCGACGACGCCACCGACCGCTCGCGCCATGTGGGGGAGATGTATGAGGTGCTCGGGCAGGAGATGCCGAAGCGCTCGACCGGGGACTGGATCGCCACCTTCGAGCGGCTCGACGTGCCGCATTCGCGGGTCAGCGGGCTCGACGACCTGCTGAACGACCCGCACCTGCAGGCGGTGGGCTTCTTCGAGCCGACCGACGATCTCGAGAGCCGGGTGCGCTCGGTACCGCAGCCGGTGCGCTTTCGCGCCTCGCCCTCCGAGCCCGACCGCCGCGCTCCCGAGCTGGGCGAGGATGGTCCGGCGCTGCTTGCCGAGCTTGGCTACGGCGCCGAAGCGATCCGCGAGCTAGAGGACCGTGGTGTCCTCGGGCGCGGAACGCACTACCAGACGGAGGACGTCTGA
- a CDS encoding MaoC family dehydratase, with translation MAGRWLEEFREGEVIRHAITRTVTESDNVSFSVQTMNPQPLHIDRHFSAATEWGQPLVNSLLTLGIMIGISVHETTLGTTLGNLGMSDVAFPAPVFHGDTLRVETEVVSARPSRSRPGQGIVAFEHRAYNQDGTLVARCRRAALVMSDSYREAI, from the coding sequence ATGGCCGGACGCTGGCTCGAAGAATTCCGCGAGGGCGAGGTCATCCGACACGCGATCACCCGCACGGTGACCGAGTCCGACAACGTCAGCTTCTCGGTGCAGACCATGAACCCGCAGCCGCTGCATATCGACCGGCATTTCTCAGCCGCGACCGAGTGGGGACAGCCGCTGGTGAACTCGTTGCTGACGCTGGGCATCATGATCGGCATTTCGGTCCACGAGACCACGCTCGGCACTACGCTCGGCAATCTTGGTATGAGCGACGTCGCCTTCCCCGCGCCTGTGTTTCACGGCGACACGCTGCGGGTCGAAACTGAGGTGGTCTCGGCGCGCCCCTCGCGGTCCCGGCCCGGACAGGGCATCGTCGCCTTTGAACACCGGGCATACAATCAGGATGGCACGCTTGTGGCGCGGTGCCGCCGCGCGGCACTAGTGATGTCGGATAGCTACCGGGAAGCTATTTGA
- a CDS encoding HpcH/HpaI aldolase/citrate lyase family protein: protein MRSWLFVPGNRPAMIAKARGVGADVLILDLEDSVAPTEKQAARACVLAALAEYRGRSRLWIRVNPLASPEIAEDLDTALVGGADGLVLPKAESGACVRALRAACDARGKPCPPVLAIATETAQAIFGLGSYSGLAPDLAGLTWGAEDLSAALGSASARDDAGALTGPYAMARNLTIVGAMAAEVQPVDAVWTDTRDLDGLEAECLAAVRDGFTGKLAIHPAQVPVINRCFQPSDEQVSIARRIVEAFAADPAAGVVAIDGKMIDMPHLKRSRLILQRAGIPA, encoded by the coding sequence ATGCGGTCTTGGCTCTTCGTTCCGGGCAACCGGCCCGCCATGATCGCCAAGGCGCGTGGCGTCGGGGCCGACGTGCTGATCCTCGATCTCGAGGATTCCGTCGCCCCCACCGAGAAGCAAGCCGCGCGCGCCTGTGTCCTCGCGGCCCTTGCGGAGTATCGTGGCAGGAGCCGCCTCTGGATCCGGGTAAACCCCCTTGCCTCGCCCGAGATCGCTGAGGACCTCGATACGGCCCTCGTGGGCGGTGCCGACGGTCTGGTCCTGCCCAAGGCCGAGAGCGGCGCCTGCGTCCGCGCCCTGCGGGCCGCCTGCGACGCGCGCGGCAAGCCCTGCCCGCCGGTGCTCGCCATCGCGACCGAGACGGCGCAGGCGATCTTCGGGCTCGGCAGCTATTCCGGCCTCGCACCGGATCTCGCGGGGCTAACATGGGGCGCCGAGGATCTCTCTGCCGCATTGGGCAGCGCCAGCGCGCGCGACGACGCCGGTGCGCTCACCGGCCCCTACGCCATGGCCCGCAACCTTACTATCGTTGGCGCGATGGCGGCCGAGGTGCAGCCGGTCGACGCGGTCTGGACCGATACCCGCGACCTCGACGGGCTCGAGGCCGAGTGTCTGGCGGCAGTGCGCGATGGCTTCACCGGCAAGCTCGCGATCCATCCGGCGCAGGTGCCAGTGATCAACCGCTGCTTCCAGCCCTCCGACGAGCAGGTCAGCATCGCGCGTCGCATCGTCGAGGCCTTCGCGGCGGACCCGGCGGCGGGCGTTGTCGCCATTGATGGCAAGATGATCGACATGCCGCACCTGAAGCGGTCACGACTTATTCTTCAGAGAGCGGGGATTCCGGCATGA
- a CDS encoding MaoC family dehydratase codes for MNNEPVLLGRGFYWQDLTVGDRYRTYGRTVTPSDISAFVNLAGMIEVLFTNAEYRRTEAAIKGNPSPGALVFALAEGLSLNATAQETGLAFLGTTMSIKGPVVEGDTITVEIEVLEVRQESKGDRGLVKTRNTVRNQRGESVMVYEPLRLMLGRPES; via the coding sequence ATGAATAACGAACCTGTGCTTCTTGGACGGGGCTTCTACTGGCAGGATCTCACGGTAGGTGACCGCTACCGGACCTACGGCCGCACCGTTACACCGTCCGACATCTCGGCCTTCGTCAACTTGGCGGGGATGATCGAGGTGCTCTTCACCAACGCCGAGTACCGCCGCACCGAGGCCGCCATCAAGGGCAACCCCTCGCCCGGCGCGCTGGTCTTCGCACTGGCCGAGGGGCTCTCGCTCAATGCCACCGCGCAGGAGACGGGGCTGGCCTTCCTTGGGACAACCATGAGCATCAAGGGGCCGGTGGTCGAGGGCGACACGATCACGGTGGAAATCGAAGTGCTGGAGGTTCGGCAGGAAAGCAAGGGCGACCGGGGGCTGGTGAAGACCCGCAACACCGTGCGCAACCAGCGCGGCGAGTCGGTCATGGTCTATGAGCCGCTGCGCCTAATGCTGGGCCGCCCCGAGAGCTGA
- a CDS encoding type II toxin-antitoxin system HipA family toxin, with protein sequence MVDFEVHVDLNGRLHPVGLAHSNRVRGGETILFEYDPAWLKDAERFSLEPALPTTRGAFAPPAGLSTFGSIGDSAPDTWGRRLMQRAERRSAGRDRRAVRTLTESDYLLGVADETRLGALRFRRVGEEPFLAPIRAGVPALIELGRLLQVTERILRDEETDEDLQLIFAPGSSLGGARPKASVVDQHGHLSIAKFPKETDEYCMETWEEVALRLAGQAGIVTPHHELIDVAGKKVMLSRRFDREGTVRIPFLSAMAMMGAKDGERGSYPEIVDALAEHGAQGKTDAQALYRRVVFSVLISNVDDHLRNHGFLWRGKAGWSLSPAYDLNPVPTDIKARVLTTNIDLDEGTCSLDLLEEASEYFALTLAQARAIIKEVATVTATWREAARSVGARSVEINRMASAFEHEDLQRALAL encoded by the coding sequence ATGGTTGACTTCGAAGTTCACGTCGATCTGAATGGCCGCCTTCACCCTGTCGGACTGGCGCACAGCAACCGTGTCCGCGGTGGTGAGACCATCCTGTTCGAATACGATCCTGCCTGGCTCAAGGATGCGGAGCGGTTCTCGCTTGAGCCTGCTCTCCCCACTACGCGTGGCGCCTTTGCTCCACCGGCAGGGCTGTCGACCTTTGGCTCGATTGGCGACTCCGCGCCCGACACCTGGGGACGCCGCCTCATGCAGCGCGCGGAACGACGCAGCGCCGGACGGGATCGCCGTGCGGTGCGCACGTTGACCGAAAGCGATTATCTCCTGGGTGTCGCTGACGAGACCCGGCTTGGCGCGCTGCGATTTCGGCGGGTGGGCGAGGAACCGTTCCTGGCACCGATCCGCGCGGGGGTTCCCGCCCTGATCGAGCTCGGACGCCTCCTGCAGGTCACCGAACGGATCCTGCGGGATGAGGAGACCGACGAGGACCTCCAGCTCATCTTTGCGCCTGGCTCATCGCTCGGCGGCGCGCGTCCGAAGGCCTCGGTCGTCGATCAGCATGGTCATCTCTCCATTGCCAAGTTTCCGAAGGAAACCGATGAATACTGCATGGAGACATGGGAGGAGGTCGCTCTGCGACTGGCTGGCCAGGCTGGTATCGTCACGCCGCACCACGAACTCATCGATGTGGCGGGCAAGAAGGTCATGCTGTCGCGGCGGTTCGATCGCGAGGGCACCGTGCGGATCCCGTTCCTGTCAGCGATGGCGATGATGGGCGCCAAGGATGGCGAGCGCGGGAGCTATCCCGAGATCGTCGACGCTCTGGCTGAGCATGGCGCACAGGGCAAGACCGATGCCCAGGCCCTGTATCGCCGTGTCGTTTTCAGCGTGCTGATCTCCAATGTCGACGATCATCTGCGCAACCACGGCTTCCTCTGGCGTGGCAAGGCGGGATGGTCGCTGTCGCCGGCCTACGATCTCAATCCGGTGCCGACCGACATCAAGGCGAGGGTGTTGACCACCAATATCGATCTCGACGAGGGCACCTGTTCGCTCGACCTGCTGGAAGAGGCTTCAGAATACTTCGCCCTGACGCTCGCGCAAGCGCGCGCAATCATCAAGGAGGTGGCCACGGTCACCGCCACCTGGCGCGAGGCCGCGAGGTCGGTCGGTGCGCGTTCGGTTGAGATCAACCGCATGGCCAGCGCCTTCGAGCATGAAGATCTGCAGCGCGCACTGGCGCTATGA